In the Mytilus galloprovincialis chromosome 10, xbMytGall1.hap1.1, whole genome shotgun sequence genome, one interval contains:
- the LOC143048720 gene encoding procollagen C-endopeptidase enhancer 2-like, with protein sequence MADLQDYVFITVALINVLIVSIEGSTIKSVNSCLPPAQNTFNIQCGRGFMVRITKSFYGYNSRGQCGYQLGDCIYEDHERHSCVGQESCTLPIPASNDYIPECQKDSSYYQIDYQCVPAAESYNICDTPLVTEQRGYIKTPNYPNNYGYNHHCITNIRVEKYQTVKLHVIDMDLESNGSYGCIDWMYAKDGRRSVTLCGRRWNEPLVMSSNELLIQLNTNSISNHKGFWLYFEATPPITTTTKEPTTPIQQKTSAPLHFKEPTIPIRVNPQYTEPENKLPFAEIVGGVIGTLSLILVILLVLLAVKWYKERRRRDNKNRFMEVQNPAYRNSTEFRQSRTEPCYNYMDV encoded by the exons ATGGCAGACCTTCAGGATTATGTGTTCATTACAGTGGCCTTAATTAACGTTTTAATTGTTTCTATTGAAG GTAGTACGATTAAATCTGTGAACTCTTGTCTTCCCCCTgctcaaaatacatttaacattcAATGTGGACGTGGATTTATGGTGCggataacaaaatcattttatgGATATAATTCTCGTGGACAATGTGGTTACCAGCTAGGAGACTGTATATACGAGGACCACGAGCGACATTCGTGTGTTGGTCAGGAATCATGTACTTTACCCATTCCAGCCAGTAATGATTATATTCCAGAATGTCAGAAAGACAGCAGTTATTATCAGATAGATTACCAATGTGTTCCTG CTGCTGAGTCATACAATATCTGTGATACCCCGTTAGTAACAGAACAGAGGGGATACATCAAGACGCCAAACTATCCCAATAACTATGGGTATAACCACCATTGTATCACAAACATACGAGTGGAGAAATACCAAACGGTCAAGTTACACGTGATAGACATGGATCTGGAGAGTAACGGAAGTTATGGCTGTATCGACTGGATGTATGCTAAGGATGGACGGAGGAGTGTTACGTTATGTGGCAGACGATGGAATGAGCCGTTAGTTATGTCATCTAACGAGTTACTGATCCAACTAAATACCAATAGTATCAGTAATCACAAAGGATTCTGGCTCTATTTTGAAG CCACACCTCCCATTACAACAACAACCAAAGAACCGACAACTCCTATACAACAGAAAACATCAGCACCACTCCATTTCAAAGAACCAACCATACCTATCAGGGTTAACCCACAGTACACAGAACCAGAAAATAAACTACCATTTG CTGAGATAGTAGGAGGGGTGATAGGCACGTTAAGTTTGATACTGGTAATACTTTTGGTCTTACTGGCCGTAAAATGGTACAAAGAAAGACGGAGACGTGACAACAAAAACAGATTTATGGAAGTACAGAATCCTGCCTACAGAAACAGTACAGAATTCAGACAAAGTCGGACGGAACCTTGTTACAACTATATGGATGTGTAG